A genomic region of Pseudomonas frederiksbergensis contains the following coding sequences:
- a CDS encoding aspartyl/asparaginyl beta-hydroxylase domain-containing protein, with the protein MTRPAFSRLPVTVHLPLLLQALAQIKDSDWHSHFNSHYFSGDWSGVALISAIDALTELSHGHGKPVPRAPWLLDGRWQHALQDLPLDIVSARLLKLGPDSRIHEHRDYDLEGPEADLRLHIPLLSPPNVDFLLDGLRMPMEAGECWFLDLSRPHSVDNRDSRERVHLVIDCRPGPWLEQAIIEGASTTPKPGVGHAAQALEQFRRFLESEPPLCRTLQGVTDSEAFIAATLTLAAEQGLAFSREELRAAMRNGRRQWNEQWST; encoded by the coding sequence ATGACTCGTCCAGCGTTTTCCCGACTGCCGGTGACGGTGCATCTGCCGTTGCTGTTGCAGGCGTTGGCGCAGATCAAGGACAGCGACTGGCACAGCCATTTCAACAGTCATTATTTCAGCGGCGACTGGAGCGGTGTGGCGCTGATCAGCGCGATTGACGCGCTGACGGAGTTGTCCCATGGCCATGGGAAACCGGTGCCGAGAGCGCCTTGGCTGCTCGATGGCCGGTGGCAGCACGCGTTACAGGACTTACCGTTGGACATCGTCTCGGCAAGACTGTTGAAGCTGGGACCTGACAGTCGCATTCACGAGCACCGCGACTACGATCTTGAAGGGCCAGAGGCCGATCTGCGGCTGCACATTCCGTTGCTCAGCCCGCCGAACGTCGACTTTCTGCTCGACGGTTTACGTATGCCGATGGAGGCCGGCGAATGCTGGTTTCTCGATCTGTCGCGGCCCCACAGCGTCGACAATCGCGACAGCCGCGAGCGGGTGCATCTGGTCATTGATTGCCGGCCTGGTCCTTGGCTGGAACAGGCCATTATTGAGGGCGCATCAACCACACCGAAGCCGGGCGTTGGTCATGCGGCGCAAGCGCTGGAACAGTTTCGACGGTTTTTAGAAAGCGAGCCGCCACTCTGCCGGACCTTGCAGGGTGTGACCGACAGCGAAGCCTTTATCGCCGCCACCCTGACACTGGCCGCTGAGCAGGGCCTGGCGTTCTCCCGTGAAGAGCTGCGTGCGGCGATGCGCAATGGTCGTCGCCAATGGAACGAACAATGGAGCACCTGA
- the cysC gene encoding adenylyl-sulfate kinase, with protein MSRKSNLLAPTASVSRAQREDRHGHRGAAILLTGLPAAGKSTLAQALHAALFARSVQSLVLDGDGLRVGLNRDLGFADKDRQENIRRASEVAALLVENGQIVILAMIAPLLELRDIFAQRLGEDYREVWCSAALDVCEQRDPKGHYARARSGELASFTGISAAYEAPASAALVLDTGVLSVDACLDRLLTWLGECAVLPNR; from the coding sequence ATGTCCAGGAAAAGTAATCTGCTGGCACCCACGGCCAGCGTCAGCCGGGCACAACGCGAAGACCGCCACGGCCATCGCGGAGCTGCGATCCTGCTGACCGGGTTACCGGCGGCAGGTAAGTCGACCCTGGCCCAGGCGCTGCACGCCGCGTTGTTTGCGCGCAGTGTGCAAAGCCTGGTGCTCGACGGCGATGGACTGCGGGTCGGGCTCAATCGCGACCTCGGGTTTGCCGACAAGGATCGCCAGGAAAACATCCGCCGCGCCAGCGAAGTCGCGGCGTTGTTGGTGGAGAACGGGCAGATCGTGATTCTGGCGATGATTGCGCCATTGCTGGAGCTGCGCGACATTTTCGCCCAGCGATTGGGCGAGGATTACCGCGAAGTATGGTGCAGTGCTGCGCTCGACGTCTGCGAGCAGCGTGACCCGAAAGGTCATTACGCCCGTGCACGCAGCGGTGAGCTGGCAAGCTTCACCGGCATTTCGGCAGCCTACGAGGCACCCGCGTCGGCAGCGTTGGTGCTCGACACTGGCGTGCTGTCGGTGGACGCCTGCCTCGATCGCTTACTGACCTGGCTCGGTGAGTGCGCGGTGCTGCCGAACCGATGA
- a CDS encoding TolC family protein codes for MKKSQKLFGASLLALAVSGCAVTSEPIERRVSEQRAKSDLVSMYKDQEPMSGPLTLHQAMARAVKYNLEGRLKIMEEALAKRQLDLASFDMLPRMALDAGYVGRNNTSASSSQSVRTGTQSLEPSTSQDRDRRVADLTMVWNVLDFGVSYISAKQQGDQRLIVQERRRKVINTIVQDVRSAYWRAVAAERLLKQIDSLMARVDAARNNSQSMSEQRIGDPVQALGYQRSLIEATRQLEEQRRALSLAKTELATLINLPMGTDLTLATPEDYPIPELKVGMANLEQEALASRPELREQDYQTRISTAETRKAMLRLLPGLEFSAGGHYDSNSFLVNDRWADYGVKVTWNLFNVISAPAAIDVAKAGEEVAKARRQAMSIAVLAQLYVANANYREALRQFQTNQQLSDIDGQILGQLRNRHQAAGIGELDLIQGELNTLQADLRRDLSYADLRNAYGQIFASAGLDPLPDQVQSTQVQSIATALASREDAWADGNITVPPAHVQEK; via the coding sequence ATGAAAAAAAGTCAAAAACTATTCGGCGCCAGCTTGCTGGCGCTAGCGGTCAGCGGGTGTGCGGTGACCAGTGAACCGATTGAACGTCGCGTCAGCGAGCAGCGCGCCAAAAGCGATCTGGTGAGCATGTACAAGGATCAGGAGCCTATGAGCGGTCCGCTGACCTTGCACCAGGCCATGGCTCGTGCGGTGAAATACAACCTTGAGGGTCGATTGAAAATCATGGAGGAGGCGCTGGCCAAGCGCCAACTCGACCTTGCCAGTTTCGACATGCTGCCGCGCATGGCTCTGGACGCAGGCTACGTGGGGCGCAACAACACCAGCGCCTCCAGTAGCCAGAGCGTACGCACCGGCACCCAGTCCCTTGAACCGTCGACCTCTCAGGACCGTGATCGCCGAGTCGCCGACCTGACCATGGTCTGGAACGTCCTCGACTTCGGCGTCAGCTACATCAGCGCCAAGCAGCAGGGCGATCAACGGCTGATCGTTCAGGAACGTCGACGCAAAGTCATCAACACCATCGTTCAGGACGTGCGCTCGGCCTATTGGCGGGCGGTGGCTGCCGAGCGCCTGCTCAAGCAGATCGACAGCCTGATGGCGCGGGTCGATGCCGCGCGCAACAACAGCCAGAGCATGAGCGAGCAGCGCATCGGCGACCCGGTGCAGGCTTTGGGCTACCAGCGTTCGCTGATCGAAGCCACGCGCCAGCTCGAAGAGCAGCGGCGGGCACTGTCGTTGGCGAAAACCGAGCTGGCGACCCTGATCAACCTGCCGATGGGCACCGATTTGACGTTGGCGACGCCGGAGGATTACCCGATTCCGGAACTCAAGGTCGGCATGGCCAACCTTGAGCAAGAAGCCCTGGCCAGTCGTCCGGAACTGCGCGAGCAGGATTATCAGACGCGCATCAGCACCGCCGAAACCCGCAAAGCCATGCTACGGCTGCTGCCGGGGCTGGAGTTCTCCGCTGGCGGGCACTACGACAGCAACTCGTTTTTGGTCAACGACAGGTGGGCCGACTACGGGGTTAAAGTCACCTGGAACCTGTTCAACGTGATTTCCGCTCCGGCGGCCATCGACGTTGCCAAGGCCGGTGAAGAAGTGGCCAAGGCACGCCGTCAGGCGATGTCGATCGCGGTGCTGGCGCAGCTCTATGTGGCCAACGCCAACTACCGTGAAGCGCTGCGTCAGTTCCAGACCAACCAGCAGCTGTCGGACATCGACGGGCAGATTCTTGGCCAGTTACGTAATCGCCATCAGGCAGCGGGTATCGGCGAACTGGACCTGATCCAGGGCGAACTGAACACCCTGCAAGCCGACCTGCGCCGCGACCTGTCGTACGCGGATTTGCGTAACGCTTACGGGCAGATCTTTGCCAGCGCCGGGCTTGACCCACTGCCGGATCAGGTGCAATCGACCCAAGTGCAGTCGATCGCCACGGCACTGGCCAGTCGCGAGGACGCGTGGGCCGACGGCAACATCACGGTGCCGCCAGCCCATGTCCAGGAAAAGTAA
- a CDS encoding Ig-like domain-containing protein, with the protein MWWSKGKSQTSQGARVLASPLIMSLEPRMLFDGAVAATVADTAAQADSHATAAAAKSPVADHPVASKDTHGQADNTSAATPAPAATPTAVPGQSVVFVDSRIKDADSLLKGVAPGTQVVQLDATKDGLQQIADYLDTHHGVSTVEIIAHGNSGDLWLGDTYLSADNVAARSAVLARIGNDMNVGGDILIYACNTAAGDQGISFVDSLAQLTGRDIAASNNRTGVGGDWDLEIATGTIESHNVLAAQSMAAYQYSLATLTVTNNGDSGVGSLRQALSDAVGGDTVTFSTTMTVNLNSQLTLTKNVTLEGDLNHDNIADVTLNGQYKTRVLQVNSGVTATLDGLVIKQGLVAGNGAAAGTDGAAAMGGGIFNAGNLTLKNVTVTSNAASGGGGGGGVTAPYVGGAVGGGGGGGGALGGQAGGHGGTSGFGSGVYGGTSGSANTGGNGGGYNPNYMGGRGGSSSGGAGGVGAANYSSGGAGGTANNGTISIGGGGGGSGWDKPGRAGASAAGGIYNATSGTLTVIGTSVISGNIAAGGGGGGGGGLGGSADPGGAAGKGVGAIWNKGTVLMTAANFAALSSNVGGSGSGGPALGGGSAGASVAAVNNIFNDGGTLNTAYSPTPSATIVVANSALHIGQTSQVTITFTEAVTGFTNADLTVANGSLSAVSSIDGGVTWTATFTPSSSVTGSTNHIVLDNTGVQSVSLGTAGVGTSTSNNYAVDTVRPTATVVVSNSALNIGGTSTVTFTFSEAVTGFTTADVTVANGTLSGLTTSNNITWTATLTPTAGNTSSGNVITLDNTGYTDIATNAGTGTTVSNSYAIDTVRPTASIVVANNALNIGGTSLVTITFSEAVTGFTNADLTVADGTLSAVSSSNGGITWTATLTPTSSISNTGDVITLNNAGVSDVAGNAGSGTTRSNAYSVDTERPTATIIVATTTLGIGQTAPVTITFSEAVSGFTNADLTVSNGTLSAVSSSDGGITWTATFTPTTNITNASNHITLDNTGVQDLAGNAGSDTTDSNNYAIDTQRPTATIVVADTTLAIGQTSRVTITFSEAVTGFTNAGLTVSNGTLSAVSSSDGGITWTATFTPASNITNASNHITLNNTGYTDFAGNAGTGTTDSNNYTIDTQRPTATIVLADTTLIAGETSLVTITFSEAVSGFTNADLMVPNGTLTAVSSHDGGITWTATFTPTAGINDTTNMITLSNTGVADLAGNAGSGTTNSGNFTIDTVRPTATIIVADNALKIGDTSRVTITFSEAVSGFTNADLTIAHGTLTAVSSSDGGITWTATFTPNNAITDATNLITLDNTGVHNASGNVGTGTTDSNNYAIDTQRPTATIVVTDTALGIGQTSLVTITFSEAVTGFTNADLLIGNGTLSAVSSSDGGVTWTATLTPVSGVTHSGNVITLDNTGVSDLSGNTGAGTTNSNSYAVDSQRPTATIVVASPTLIAGQTSLVTITFSEAVTGFDNSDLSVPNGTLTNVSSSDGGVTWTATFTPTTGVHDTTNLITLNNSGVADLAGNAGTGITNSGNFTIDTVRPTATIVVADNALRIGETSAVTITFSEAVSGFTNADLTIANGTLSAVSSSDGGITWTATFTPNANITNAASHISLDNSGVQNESGNAGTGTTDSNNYAIDTQRPTATIVIANPALSIGQTSLVTITFSEVVSGFSNADLTIANGTLSAVSSSDGGITWTATYTPTSNISNATNHITLNNTGVNDLAGNAGSGTTDSNNYVVDTQRPTATVVVANPSLAVGGSSLVTFTFSEAVTGFTTADLTVANGTISGLSSSDGGVTWTATLTPTNAVTAASNLITLDNTGYTDLSGNAGTGTTHSNTYAIDTQRPTATVLIADSALKIGQSSTVTITFSEAVSGFTNADLTVANGTLSAVSSSDGGVTWTATFTPAGNITNAANHITLNNTGVTDAAGNTGTGSTDSNNYAIDTARPTATIVVANPTLPIGETSLVTITFSEAVSGFNNSDLTVANGTLSAVSSSDGGITWTATFTPTSNISDATNLITLNNTGVNDLAGNAGSGTTDSNNYIIDTQRPTATIVVADSALKIGQTSTVTITFSEAISGFTHSDLTVANGTLSALSSRDGGKTWTATLTPNANVTAASNLITLNNAGVIDALGNAGSGSTDSGNYAIDTTRPTATVVVATTNLSVGQTSQVTITFSEAVSGFTNADLTVANGTLSALSSTDGGKTWTATLTPSNNVNSASNLITLNNSGVSDRFGNTGIGSTESNSYGVRTLVTTGDPQFRISDPAPPSSTPNRPLQPIVFTPPTGNLGSPLTFAPLFEQRVLGDGVRPLGDIFINRGALSPSYIAQVFTSSDSGGNGSGHGFLGFGSGDGGVFGASTLSSLFSHESSGGDRSPNAFGDRSILQGGNVSQGLHGGFGALTLGEQLQHLENTEKQQVRALAAALQQVGISEMQA; encoded by the coding sequence ATGTGGTGGAGCAAAGGCAAGTCGCAAACATCCCAAGGCGCACGCGTCCTGGCATCGCCATTGATCATGTCCCTGGAACCGCGAATGCTGTTCGACGGCGCAGTGGCGGCCACGGTTGCCGATACCGCCGCCCAAGCCGACAGCCACGCCACGGCGGCCGCTGCCAAGTCACCGGTTGCCGACCACCCGGTGGCCAGCAAGGACACCCACGGTCAGGCGGACAACACGTCAGCGGCCACGCCCGCGCCCGCTGCGACGCCCACCGCCGTGCCCGGTCAGAGCGTGGTATTCGTCGATTCGCGCATCAAGGACGCCGATAGCCTGCTCAAAGGCGTGGCGCCCGGCACCCAGGTGGTCCAGCTCGACGCGACGAAGGACGGCTTGCAACAGATCGCCGATTATCTGGATACCCACCACGGCGTGAGTACCGTGGAAATCATCGCCCACGGCAATAGCGGCGACTTGTGGCTGGGCGACACTTACCTGTCGGCCGATAACGTGGCGGCTCGCAGCGCGGTGCTGGCGCGCATCGGCAATGACATGAACGTCGGTGGCGACATTCTGATCTACGCCTGCAACACCGCCGCAGGTGACCAGGGCATCAGCTTTGTCGACTCGCTGGCGCAACTGACCGGGCGCGATATCGCCGCGTCGAACAACCGTACCGGCGTGGGCGGTGACTGGGATCTGGAAATCGCCACCGGCACCATCGAGAGCCATAACGTGCTGGCGGCCCAGTCCATGGCCGCGTACCAGTACAGCCTGGCGACCCTGACGGTCACCAACAACGGTGACAGTGGGGTCGGCTCATTGCGTCAGGCGCTGAGCGATGCCGTGGGGGGTGACACGGTGACCTTCAGCACCACCATGACGGTCAATCTGAACTCGCAACTGACCCTCACCAAGAACGTCACGCTGGAAGGTGACCTGAACCACGATAACATTGCCGATGTGACCCTCAACGGTCAGTACAAAACCCGGGTGCTTCAGGTCAATTCCGGGGTCACCGCGACCCTCGACGGGCTGGTCATCAAACAAGGCCTGGTGGCCGGCAATGGTGCTGCCGCCGGTACGGACGGCGCGGCGGCCATGGGCGGCGGTATTTTCAACGCCGGCAACCTGACCCTTAAGAACGTCACCGTGACCAGCAACGCCGCTTCGGGCGGTGGTGGCGGTGGCGGGGTCACCGCACCTTACGTCGGTGGCGCGGTCGGTGGCGGTGGCGGCGGTGGCGGTGCATTGGGCGGGCAAGCCGGCGGTCATGGTGGCACCTCCGGTTTCGGCTCGGGTGTGTACGGCGGTACGAGCGGTAGTGCCAACACGGGCGGTAACGGTGGCGGGTACAACCCCAACTACATGGGCGGTCGCGGCGGCAGCAGCAGCGGTGGCGCGGGCGGCGTTGGGGCTGCCAACTACAGCAGCGGTGGCGCGGGCGGTACGGCGAACAACGGCACGATTTCCATCGGCGGTGGCGGTGGCGGCTCCGGGTGGGACAAGCCCGGCAGGGCTGGGGCGTCGGCTGCCGGTGGTATTTACAACGCCACCAGCGGCACCCTGACGGTCATTGGCACCTCGGTCATTTCCGGCAACATCGCCGCCGGTGGCGGTGGTGGCGGTGGCGGCGGCCTGGGCGGTTCCGCCGACCCCGGTGGTGCGGCCGGTAAAGGTGTCGGGGCGATCTGGAACAAAGGCACGGTATTGATGACTGCCGCTAACTTTGCGGCGTTGTCCAGTAACGTCGGTGGCAGTGGCTCCGGCGGTCCGGCGCTGGGCGGCGGCAGTGCCGGTGCCAGCGTGGCGGCCGTGAACAACATCTTCAACGACGGCGGCACGTTGAACACCGCCTATTCACCGACACCGAGCGCTACCATCGTGGTGGCGAACAGCGCCCTGCACATCGGCCAGACCTCGCAGGTGACCATTACCTTCACTGAGGCGGTGACCGGTTTCACCAACGCCGACCTGACCGTTGCCAACGGTTCCCTGAGCGCGGTGAGCTCAATCGATGGCGGAGTCACCTGGACGGCGACCTTTACCCCAAGTTCAAGCGTCACGGGCAGCACCAATCACATCGTTCTGGACAACACTGGCGTGCAAAGCGTGTCACTGGGCACCGCCGGGGTCGGCACCAGCACGTCCAACAATTACGCCGTCGACACCGTGCGGCCAACGGCGACCGTTGTGGTCAGCAACAGCGCGCTGAACATCGGGGGAACCTCCACGGTGACCTTTACGTTCAGCGAAGCGGTGACCGGTTTCACCACCGCCGACGTGACTGTGGCCAATGGCACCTTGAGTGGCCTGACCACCAGCAACAACATCACCTGGACTGCAACCCTGACGCCGACCGCTGGCAACACCAGCAGCGGCAACGTCATTACCCTGGACAACACCGGCTATACCGATATCGCGACCAACGCTGGCACCGGCACGACCGTGTCCAACAGCTATGCGATCGACACTGTGCGGCCAACCGCGAGTATCGTAGTCGCCAACAATGCGCTGAACATCGGGGGAACGTCCCTGGTGACCATTACCTTCAGCGAGGCGGTGACCGGCTTCACCAACGCCGACCTGACAGTTGCTGACGGTACCCTGAGCGCGGTGAGCAGCAGCAACGGCGGCATCACCTGGACTGCGACCCTGACCCCGACCTCGTCGATTTCCAACACTGGCGACGTGATTACCCTGAATAATGCCGGGGTCAGCGACGTGGCGGGCAATGCCGGTAGCGGCACGACCCGCTCGAATGCCTATAGCGTCGACACCGAGCGTCCGACCGCGACCATCATCGTGGCCACGACCACCCTGGGCATCGGCCAGACCGCCCCCGTGACGATTACCTTCAGCGAAGCGGTGAGCGGTTTCACCAACGCCGACCTGACCGTTTCCAACGGTACGTTGAGTGCAGTGAGCAGCAGCGACGGTGGTATCACCTGGACCGCGACCTTCACCCCGACGACCAATATCACCAACGCCAGCAACCACATCACCCTGGACAACACCGGCGTGCAGGACCTGGCGGGCAATGCCGGCAGCGACACCACCGACTCCAACAACTATGCCATCGACACCCAGCGCCCGACGGCGACGATCGTGGTCGCGGACACGACTTTAGCCATCGGCCAAACCTCGCGGGTGACGATCACCTTCTCCGAGGCGGTGACCGGTTTCACCAACGCCGGCCTGACCGTTTCCAACGGTACCCTGAGCGCGGTGAGCAGCAGCGACGGCGGTATTACCTGGACCGCGACGTTCACCCCGGCGAGCAATATCACCAACGCCTCCAACCACATCACCCTGAACAATACTGGCTATACGGACTTTGCCGGAAACGCCGGGACCGGCACCACCGACTCCAACAACTACACCATCGACACTCAGCGTCCAACCGCCACCATTGTGCTGGCCGACACGACGCTGATCGCAGGCGAAACGTCATTGGTGACCATCACCTTTTCCGAGGCGGTGAGCGGCTTCACCAACGCCGACCTGATGGTTCCCAACGGCACGCTGACAGCGGTCAGCAGCCATGATGGTGGTATCACCTGGACGGCCACGTTCACCCCGACTGCGGGCATCAACGACACGACCAACATGATCACCCTGTCCAACACCGGCGTGGCCGACCTGGCCGGCAATGCGGGCAGCGGCACCACCAACTCTGGCAATTTCACCATTGACACCGTGCGTCCGACTGCAACCATCATCGTTGCCGACAACGCGCTGAAGATCGGCGACACCTCACGGGTCACCATCACTTTCAGCGAGGCGGTGAGCGGCTTCACCAACGCTGACCTGACGATTGCCCACGGTACGCTGACAGCGGTCAGCAGCAGCGATGGCGGTATCACCTGGACGGCGACGTTTACCCCGAACAACGCCATCACCGATGCGACGAACCTGATCACCCTGGACAATACCGGCGTACATAACGCGTCCGGTAACGTCGGTACGGGTACCACCGATTCGAACAACTACGCCATCGACACCCAGCGTCCGACCGCGACCATTGTGGTAACGGACACTGCGTTGGGCATCGGCCAGACGTCGCTGGTGACCATCACCTTCAGTGAAGCGGTGACCGGTTTCACCAACGCAGACCTGTTGATCGGCAATGGCACCCTCAGTGCTGTCAGTTCCAGTGATGGCGGCGTAACGTGGACCGCGACCCTGACCCCGGTGAGCGGCGTCACTCACAGCGGCAACGTCATTACTCTGGACAACACCGGTGTGAGTGACCTGTCCGGTAACACCGGTGCGGGCACCACCAATTCCAATTCCTACGCCGTCGACAGCCAGCGCCCGACCGCCACCATCGTGGTCGCCTCGCCAACACTGATCGCCGGGCAGACATCGCTGGTGACCATCACCTTCTCCGAAGCGGTGACCGGTTTCGACAACAGCGACCTAAGCGTGCCCAACGGCACGCTGACCAACGTCAGTTCCAGCGATGGCGGCGTTACCTGGACGGCCACCTTCACACCCACCACCGGCGTTCACGACACCACCAACCTCATCACCCTGAACAACAGTGGCGTGGCCGACCTGGCCGGCAATGCGGGCACCGGGATCACCAACTCCGGCAACTTCACCATCGACACCGTGCGTCCGACCGCGACCATCGTAGTGGCCGACAACGCACTCAGGATCGGCGAAACGAGTGCGGTGACCATCACCTTCTCCGAGGCGGTGAGCGGATTCACCAACGCCGACCTGACCATCGCCAACGGTACATTGAGTGCCGTGAGCAGCAGCGATGGCGGTATCACCTGGACCGCGACCTTCACCCCGAACGCGAACATCACCAACGCCGCCAGCCACATCAGCCTGGATAATAGCGGCGTGCAGAACGAGTCCGGCAACGCGGGCACCGGCACTACCGACTCGAACAACTACGCCATTGACACCCAACGTCCAACGGCAACCATTGTCATCGCCAACCCTGCGCTGAGCATCGGCCAGACATCGCTGGTGACCATTACCTTCAGCGAAGTTGTAAGCGGTTTCAGCAATGCCGACCTGACCATCGCCAACGGAACCTTGAGCGCGGTCAGCTCAAGCGATGGTGGTATCACCTGGACCGCGACCTATACGCCGACCAGCAACATCAGCAATGCGACCAACCACATCACCCTGAATAACACAGGTGTGAATGACCTGGCCGGCAACGCGGGTAGCGGCACTACTGACTCCAACAACTACGTCGTCGACACCCAGCGCCCGACCGCCACTGTCGTGGTCGCCAACCCGAGCCTGGCAGTCGGCGGCTCAAGCCTGGTGACCTTCACCTTCAGCGAAGCCGTGACCGGCTTCACCACCGCCGACCTGACCGTCGCCAACGGCACAATCAGCGGCTTGAGCAGCAGTGATGGCGGCGTGACCTGGACCGCCACCCTGACCCCGACCAACGCTGTCACCGCCGCCAGCAACCTGATCACCCTGGACAACACCGGCTACACCGACCTGAGCGGCAACGCCGGGACCGGCACAACACACTCCAACACCTACGCCATCGATACCCAGCGCCCGACTGCGACCGTGCTGATCGCCGACAGCGCCCTGAAGATCGGCCAGAGTTCCACCGTGACCATTACCTTCAGCGAGGCGGTCAGCGGTTTTACCAACGCCGACCTGACGGTGGCCAACGGCACCTTGAGTGCCGTGAGCAGCAGTGATGGCGGTGTGACCTGGACCGCGACCTTCACCCCGGCGGGCAACATCACCAACGCCGCCAACCACATCACCCTGAACAACACCGGGGTGACCGATGCGGCCGGCAATACTGGCACCGGCAGCACCGACTCGAACAACTACGCCATCGACACCGCCCGTCCAACCGCGACCATCGTGGTGGCGAATCCGACCCTGCCGATCGGCGAGACGAGCCTGGTGACCATCACCTTTTCCGAGGCGGTGAGCGGTTTCAATAACAGTGACCTGACCGTGGCCAACGGCACCCTGAGTGCCGTGAGCAGCAGTGACGGCGGCATCACCTGGACGGCGACCTTCACCCCGACCAGCAACATCAGCGACGCGACCAACCTCATCACCCTCAACAACACGGGGGTGAATGACCTGGCCGGCAACGCCGGTAGCGGCACCACGGACTCCAACAACTACATCATCGACACCCAGCGTCCGACCGCGACGATCGTGGTGGCTGACAGCGCCTTGAAGATCGGCCAGACCAGCACCGTGACCATCACCTTCTCCGAGGCGATCAGCGGTTTCACCCACTCGGATCTGACCGTGGCCAATGGCACCTTGAGCGCCCTGAGCAGCCGTGATGGCGGCAAGACCTGGACCGCGACACTCACGCCGAACGCCAACGTGACCGCCGCCAGCAACCTGATCACCCTGAACAACGCCGGCGTGATCGATGCGCTGGGCAACGCTGGCAGCGGCAGCACCGATTCGGGCAACTACGCCATCGATACCACGCGCCCGACCGCGACCGTTGTCGTGGCCACGACCAACCTGAGCGTCGGCCAGACCAGCCAGGTGACGATCACCTTCTCGGAAGCGGTCAGCGGTTTCACCAACGCCGACCTGACGGTCGCCAACGGCACGTTGAGCGCCCTGAGCAGCACTGACGGCGGCAAGACCTGGACCGCGACATTGACCCCGAGCAACAACGTCAACAGTGCGTCCAACCTGATCACCCTCAATAACAGCGGCGTGAGTGACAGGTTCGGCAACACCGGCATCGGTAGCACCGAGTCCAACAGCTACGGGGTCAGAACCCTCGTCACGACCGGCGATCCGCAGTTCCGGATCAGCGATCCGGCACCGCCTTCGAGCACGCCGAATAGGCCGTTGCAGCCGATTGTCTTCACGCCGCCGACCGGCAATCTCGGTTCGCCGTTGACCTTTGCACCGCTATTCGAACAACGGGTACTGGGCGATGGCGTTCGCCCGCTGGGGGATATTTTCATCAATCGCGGCGCACTGAGCCCCAGCTATATCGCTCAGGTGTTCACTAGCAGCGACAGCGGCGGGAATGGTTCCGGCCACGGCTTCCTGGGTTTTGGTAGTGGTGATGGCGGGGTGTTTGGTGCCAGCACGCTGTCGAGCCTGTTCAGCCATGAATCGAGCGGTGGCGACCGTTCGCCCAACGCGTTCGGCGACAGGTCGATCCTGCAAGGGGGCAATGTTTCCCAGGGCCTGCACGGTGGATTCGGTGCACTGACTTTGGGCGAACAACTTCAACACCTTGAAAACACCGAGAAGCAGCAGGTCCGGGCATTGGCGGCAGCGTTGCAACAGGTCGGCATCAGCGAAATGCAGGCCTGA
- a CDS encoding sulfotransferase family protein: MQQFHFISGLPRSGSTLLSAILLQNPRFHAGMTSPVGSLFTSVLEQCSAGSEFGAVIDTPLRRRLLHGLFDSFYADQADTPVIFDTNRQWCARLPALRELFPKAKTIACVRNVAWVMDSLERLYRANPFENTKLFNDEIERNTVYSRCETLAQRNRLVGFAWTALKEAYYGENADSLLIVDYDLLSQAPDRVMRLIYDFIGEPWFEHDFNNLVYDAPEFDQALGVSGLHKVKRSVALEPRRTILPPDLFEKYAELSFWHDGSASAANVIRMKADAAIS; encoded by the coding sequence ATGCAGCAGTTCCACTTTATCTCCGGCTTGCCACGTTCAGGCTCGACCCTGCTTTCTGCGATTCTTTTGCAGAACCCGCGCTTTCACGCCGGAATGACCAGCCCCGTCGGGTCGCTATTCACCAGCGTCCTGGAGCAATGCAGTGCCGGCAGCGAATTTGGCGCGGTGATCGACACCCCGCTGCGCCGTCGTCTATTGCACGGTCTGTTCGACTCCTTCTATGCCGATCAGGCCGACACACCCGTCATCTTCGACACCAATCGCCAATGGTGCGCGCGTCTGCCTGCGCTACGGGAACTGTTCCCGAAGGCCAAAACCATTGCCTGTGTGCGCAATGTTGCCTGGGTGATGGACAGTCTTGAGCGTCTGTACCGCGCCAATCCGTTCGAGAACACCAAGCTGTTCAATGACGAAATCGAGCGCAATACCGTTTACAGCCGTTGCGAAACCCTGGCTCAGCGCAATCGTCTGGTGGGGTTTGCCTGGACCGCGTTGAAAGAGGCGTATTACGGCGAAAACGCCGACTCGCTGTTGATCGTTGATTACGATTTGCTGAGTCAGGCCCCCGACCGGGTCATGCGGTTGATCTACGATTTCATCGGCGAGCCCTGGTTCGAGCACGACTTCAACAATCTCGTCTATGACGCACCGGAATTCGACCAGGCGCTCGGGGTATCGGGGCTGCACAAGGTCAAACGCTCGGTTGCACTGGAGCCTCGGCGCACGATTCTGCCGCCGGACCTGTTCGAAAAATACGCAGAGTTGTCCTTTTGGCACGATGGCTCAGCCAGCGCCGCCAACGTTATTCGTATGAAAGCCGACGCTGCGATCAGTTGA